In one window of Marinifilum sp. JC120 DNA:
- a CDS encoding arginase family protein → MKDITLVFPQWQGSIDNEALYEGAFALTDGIPGIPSPQTVETAPFKEITSGAPLAGKSEIIKQLQNACAILEQENPDRILLLGGDCGTETGPVSWMSRKHGQKLALIWFDAHPDLHTPTTSQSGRFQGMALSAILGNAGPEITEVMLTPLHPIQIFCAGVRTFDPPELDFIINSKISFFGPEELERNPEWLAKQIQETGFSKVYIHLDVDAVNPIGFAHGKPSPSAGLHFSNLLKMIEEVGKRMDICGLGITEFHPGSERGIEKAAMLIEKALPGFLTK, encoded by the coding sequence TTGAAAGACATCACCCTTGTTTTTCCGCAATGGCAGGGCTCCATCGACAATGAAGCCCTATATGAAGGAGCATTTGCCCTGACGGATGGAATTCCCGGAATCCCATCCCCTCAGACAGTGGAGACAGCCCCTTTCAAGGAGATCACCTCCGGTGCCCCTTTGGCAGGCAAGAGTGAAATAATTAAACAATTGCAGAATGCATGCGCCATACTTGAACAGGAAAATCCGGATCGCATTCTCCTGCTGGGAGGAGACTGCGGAACTGAAACGGGGCCGGTATCATGGATGTCCCGCAAACATGGACAAAAACTGGCTCTGATCTGGTTTGATGCCCACCCGGACCTGCACACCCCGACAACCTCGCAGTCCGGCCGCTTTCAGGGCATGGCCCTTTCGGCTATTCTTGGCAATGCAGGACCGGAAATAACCGAAGTAATGCTTACTCCGCTGCACCCTATACAAATATTCTGCGCAGGGGTTAGGACTTTTGACCCGCCGGAGTTGGACTTTATCATCAACAGCAAGATCTCTTTTTTCGGTCCCGAAGAACTGGAACGGAACCCGGAATGGCTGGCTAAGCAGATTCAAGAGACTGGATTCAGCAAGGTCTATATCCATCTTGATGTAGATGCGGTGAACCCCATCGGCTTTGCCCACGGTAAGCCGTCGCCTTCCGCCGGACTGCATTTCAGTAATCTTCTTAAGATGATAGAAGAAGTCGGAAAAAGAATGGACATCTGCGGGCTGGGCATAACGGAATTCCATCCCGGCAGTGAACGTGGCATTGAAAAAGCCGCTATGCTGATTGAAAAGGCTCTACCCGGCTTTCTTACAAAGTAA
- the lon gene encoding endopeptidase La, whose protein sequence is MKKKKSPIKPLKLNKKDKAEVQKKAHREPESDAGNDQGLNKPPVSPLNVLHDAADLLEDAGSIPDDAHIDIPTTLPVLAVRDIVVFNYMILPLFVGREKSVNAVEAAMTSNRYVMVVTQKDESVENPEHEDLYLTGTVCMIMRMLKMPDGRLKVLVQGVSRARIKRFIGSEPFHIAEIEAIPEAESGDMDATQEALVRSSREQSEKILTLRGISSADIMSVLNSVDEPGRLADLIASNLRMKVDVAQSILECGEPVERLNLVNTQLTQEVEVASMQNKIQSMAKEGMDKAQKDFYLREQLKAIKKELGESTDEAEEAEEIRTAIAKAKMPKDVRKEAEKQLRRLEAMHPEASEATVIRTYLDWMIEIPWSKQSRDRLDIIDAKKILDEDHYDLEKVKERILEYLSVRKLNPSMKGPILCFVGPPGVGKTSLGRSIARSLKRKFHRMSLGGMRDEAEIRGHRRTYIGSMPGRIIQGLKQCGTRNPVIMLDEIDKLGSDFRGDPSSALLEVLDPEQNNSFTDHYLNVPYDLSKVMFICTANVLDSIPRPLLDRMELIRIPGYTEYDKINIAKRYILGRQCTENGLKEGEMIMDDEIIGKIIKEYTREAGLRNLEREVGSVCRKLARKKAEGEKGPFEVTADNLHKYLGIPKHLEDEKESELPAGVALGLAWTPVGGTVLHVEVSAMPGKGKQLLTGQLGDVMKESAQAAVSFARRHADEYGISSKFHEEQDLHIHVPDGATPKDGPSAGVTLVTALVSALTGTPTDPELAMTGEISLRGRVLPVGGIKEKILAAVSLGMKRVLIPSQNQKDLEDIPDELLAKIEITPIERIDEVWPIAKTK, encoded by the coding sequence TTGAAGAAAAAAAAATCACCCATCAAACCGCTTAAGCTGAACAAAAAAGATAAAGCGGAAGTTCAAAAAAAAGCACACCGGGAGCCTGAGTCAGATGCAGGCAATGATCAGGGGCTGAACAAACCTCCGGTTTCTCCGCTGAACGTGCTCCATGATGCCGCCGACCTGCTGGAAGACGCAGGCAGCATTCCCGATGATGCCCATATTGACATCCCCACCACCCTTCCGGTGCTGGCAGTGCGGGACATTGTTGTCTTCAACTATATGATCCTTCCGCTTTTTGTGGGCCGTGAAAAATCCGTCAATGCCGTAGAAGCAGCTATGACCAGCAACCGCTACGTCATGGTCGTGACCCAGAAAGACGAGAGCGTTGAAAATCCGGAACACGAAGATCTCTACCTGACCGGGACAGTGTGCATGATCATGCGCATGCTCAAAATGCCTGACGGTCGTTTGAAAGTATTGGTGCAGGGAGTTTCCCGCGCCAGAATCAAGCGATTCATAGGCTCCGAGCCTTTCCATATCGCTGAAATTGAAGCCATCCCCGAAGCAGAATCCGGGGATATGGATGCCACTCAGGAAGCACTTGTGCGCTCCTCCCGTGAGCAAAGCGAAAAAATTCTGACCCTGCGCGGCATCTCATCTGCTGACATCATGAGTGTGCTCAACAGTGTTGACGAACCGGGACGCCTTGCCGACCTGATCGCCTCAAACCTGCGTATGAAAGTTGATGTGGCTCAGTCCATCCTTGAATGCGGAGAGCCTGTTGAACGGTTGAATCTGGTCAACACTCAGCTCACACAGGAAGTGGAAGTTGCTTCCATGCAGAACAAGATCCAGTCCATGGCCAAAGAAGGAATGGACAAGGCCCAAAAAGATTTCTATCTGCGCGAACAGCTCAAGGCCATAAAGAAAGAACTTGGCGAATCCACAGACGAAGCCGAAGAAGCTGAAGAAATCCGCACAGCCATCGCCAAAGCCAAGATGCCTAAAGATGTGCGCAAGGAAGCGGAAAAACAGCTGCGTCGCCTTGAAGCCATGCACCCCGAAGCATCTGAGGCAACAGTCATTCGCACTTACCTTGACTGGATGATCGAGATTCCGTGGTCCAAACAATCCCGCGACCGTCTTGACATCATTGATGCCAAGAAAATCCTTGATGAAGATCATTACGACCTTGAGAAGGTCAAGGAACGCATCCTTGAATATTTAAGTGTACGCAAACTGAACCCGTCTATGAAAGGACCCATCCTCTGCTTTGTGGGCCCTCCGGGGGTTGGTAAAACTTCGCTTGGCCGCTCTATCGCGCGTAGCCTCAAGCGAAAATTTCACCGCATGTCCCTTGGCGGTATGCGAGATGAAGCTGAGATTCGCGGGCATCGCCGCACCTACATAGGCTCCATGCCCGGACGTATCATTCAGGGTCTTAAGCAGTGCGGAACCCGCAACCCGGTAATCATGCTTGATGAAATCGACAAGCTCGGCTCTGATTTCCGCGGTGATCCATCCTCAGCTCTGCTGGAAGTACTGGACCCCGAACAGAACAACTCGTTCACTGACCATTACCTGAACGTACCTTACGATCTTTCCAAGGTCATGTTCATCTGCACTGCCAACGTACTGGATTCTATCCCCCGGCCCCTGCTGGACCGTATGGAATTGATCCGCATTCCCGGCTACACAGAATACGACAAGATCAATATTGCCAAGCGTTACATCCTCGGACGCCAGTGCACAGAAAACGGCCTCAAAGAAGGCGAGATGATCATGGATGATGAAATCATCGGTAAGATCATCAAGGAATACACCCGTGAAGCCGGCCTTCGTAACCTTGAACGTGAAGTGGGTTCCGTATGCCGCAAGCTGGCCCGTAAGAAGGCAGAAGGCGAAAAAGGACCCTTTGAAGTGACCGCTGACAACCTGCACAAATATCTCGGTATTCCCAAACATCTTGAAGATGAAAAGGAAAGCGAGCTTCCCGCAGGTGTAGCCCTCGGCCTTGCCTGGACTCCTGTCGGCGGTACGGTGCTGCATGTTGAAGTCTCAGCCATGCCCGGTAAAGGCAAGCAGCTTCTGACCGGACAGCTCGGCGATGTGATGAAGGAATCCGCACAGGCTGCGGTATCTTTTGCCCGCCGCCATGCAGATGAATACGGCATCAGTTCCAAGTTCCACGAAGAACAGGACCTGCACATCCACGTTCCCGACGGAGCAACCCCAAAAGACGGCCCGTCTGCCGGTGTAACCTTGGTCACCGCCCTTGTTTCCGCACTGACCGGAACCCCGACTGACCCGGAACTGGCCATGACCGGGGAAATCTCCCTGCGCGGACGCGTTCTTCCGGTCGGCGGTATCAAGGAAAAAATCCTCGCTGCCGTATCTCTGGGAATGAAACGGGTACTTATCCCTTCCCAGAATCAGAAGGATCTCGAAGATATTCCCGATGAACTTCTGGCAAAAATCGAAATTACCCCCATCGAACGCATCGATGAAGTCTGGCCTATTGCCAAGACTAAGTAA
- a CDS encoding shikimate kinase: MQEWNHEFSEDCSVILIGMAGAGKSTLAPLLAQKLGWEHIDTDAVIESYYGRPLQDIVDRLGVPEFRKAEEYIVSSLGVFRTVVSTGGSVIYGPKGMERLKGLGPVIYLRISSEACLKRVGGGENRGLAIVPGQTLKSLYEERIPLYEQYADFAVDTDNCLPEECAEQIQQWLKSKEVKKVKDI; this comes from the coding sequence ATGCAAGAATGGAATCATGAATTTTCAGAAGATTGCTCTGTTATTCTGATCGGTATGGCTGGAGCCGGAAAGTCTACTCTGGCACCGCTTCTGGCTCAAAAGCTAGGTTGGGAGCACATTGATACCGATGCTGTAATTGAGAGTTATTACGGTCGTCCTTTACAGGACATTGTGGACCGTCTGGGTGTGCCGGAATTTCGCAAGGCCGAGGAGTATATTGTTTCCAGCCTTGGGGTTTTTCGTACAGTTGTTTCCACCGGGGGCAGCGTCATTTACGGGCCCAAAGGCATGGAAAGACTTAAAGGGCTCGGCCCGGTCATTTATCTGCGTATTTCAAGCGAAGCCTGCCTCAAACGTGTCGGCGGCGGGGAAAATCGCGGGCTGGCCATTGTTCCGGGCCAGACTTTGAAAAGCCTCTACGAGGAACGAATTCCCCTTTATGAACAGTATGCTGATTTTGCTGTTGATACGGACAATTGCTTACCGGAAGAATGTGCTGAGCAGATTCAGCAGTGGCTTAAGTCAAAAGAAGTTAAAAAAGTTAAGGATATATAA
- the cobT gene encoding nicotinate-nucleotide--dimethylbenzimidazole phosphoribosyltransferase, whose amino-acid sequence MVVNKFSTKELLRLVAAVQPVDTSLDEQARAHLDNLTKPLGSLGRLEDLAAKMYVASGGNPPQADPARIYAIAGDHGVNEENVSYFPQEVTRQMVENFLAGGAGINVLARTSGVELIVVDAGCKGGPFPEHPKLIQRRIGCGTENISKGPAMDEDCCRQAIALGVELADEAYAQGIKVLGTGEMGVSNTTPSTALYCAYFDLEPADITGPGGGIDPEGVIRKTEVVRSALAANAEVVRSADPFAILTALGGYEIAALAGLIIGGAKNKQMVCIDGFISTAAYAAAVKICPAVGGYCVLSHASAEPGYAKVIKALGRRPLLHLDMRLGEGSGAALSMFMLRAAANIYNEMATFDDAGVDAGG is encoded by the coding sequence ATGGTAGTGAATAAATTTTCCACAAAAGAGTTGCTGCGTCTTGTCGCAGCTGTGCAGCCTGTGGATACATCTCTTGATGAACAGGCTCGTGCTCATCTGGACAACCTGACCAAACCGCTTGGAAGTCTGGGCAGGCTGGAAGATCTTGCAGCGAAGATGTATGTGGCTTCCGGCGGAAATCCTCCGCAGGCTGACCCGGCCCGTATTTATGCAATTGCCGGGGATCACGGAGTCAACGAAGAGAATGTCAGTTATTTTCCGCAGGAAGTTACCCGTCAGATGGTGGAGAATTTTCTGGCCGGGGGCGCGGGGATAAACGTGTTGGCCCGTACTTCCGGGGTGGAGTTGATAGTGGTTGATGCCGGATGCAAGGGCGGACCTTTTCCGGAACATCCCAAGCTTATTCAGCGCAGGATCGGTTGCGGCACGGAAAATATTTCCAAAGGTCCGGCCATGGACGAGGATTGTTGTAGGCAGGCCATTGCTCTTGGGGTTGAACTTGCTGATGAAGCCTATGCGCAGGGTATCAAAGTTCTCGGCACCGGGGAGATGGGGGTTTCCAATACCACTCCGTCAACCGCTCTTTATTGTGCTTATTTTGATCTCGAACCTGCTGACATCACTGGTCCGGGAGGCGGCATTGATCCTGAAGGCGTTATCCGCAAGACAGAGGTTGTCCGTTCTGCTCTTGCTGCCAATGCTGAGGTTGTTCGGTCAGCTGATCCTTTTGCAATTCTTACTGCCCTTGGCGGGTATGAGATTGCCGCATTGGCCGGGTTGATCATCGGCGGGGCCAAGAATAAACAGATGGTTTGCATAGATGGATTCATCTCCACTGCCGCCTATGCTGCTGCCGTAAAGATCTGTCCGGCGGTGGGCGGATATTGCGTACTCAGCCATGCTTCCGCAGAACCGGGCTACGCAAAAGTCATCAAAGCCCTTGGACGCAGGCCGCTTTTGCATCTTGATATGCGGCTCGGGGAAGGGTCAGGTGCGGCACTGTCCATGTTCATGCTGCGCGCCGCCGCAAATATTTACAACGAAATGGCAACGTTCGACGATGCCGGAGTAGATGCAGGAGGTTAA
- a CDS encoding copper-translocating P-type ATPase: MHSTFEIKGMTCSACSARLERVIGNLDGVESATVNLAAESLAADYDPEQVSAADIISSVKMAGFEAVEKIEGTELTLPVSGMACSACSSRLDRVLNGTEGIINAQVSLASETATLNFNPAEISLRTIRQIIADAGFESGQIQSAHNAKENFEKRKAENEAKLVKMKSRLFAALAFTVPLLIITMGHMVGMPLPDAINPHASPLGFALIQLVLTGPVLWFGRNFYLQGFPNLLRGAPNMDSLIAVGTSAAVVYSLWNTIEIALGIDAPARAMDLYFESAATIITLILLGKFQETRARSRTSEAIEKLMDLTPAQAILLQNGEQIPTPVEEIGPGDLILIRPGDRVAADGKVADGHSDIDESMLTGESMPVSKSTGDDVAGGTVNIGGGALNVQVTNVGENTVLSRIIRLVQEAQGSKAPISSLADTVSFYFVPTVMAIGIAAALGWFFFSDEPFTFALRIFISVMVIACPCAMGLATPTAIMVGTGRGAQLGVLVKSGEALETAGKIETMIFDKTGTLTYGKPEVAETFTVDGENPQELILLAGSAERQSEHPLARAVVRAAEEIGSPLPETTSFQAVSGLGINTETGGQPMLLGNRKFLEQNFIGGLDDSVANEAALRFAASGQSPLYIAKNGKLAGILAIADRIKKETPQTISKLHKLGVQTVMLTGDNEKVAHAIADEAGIDRVVAQVMPDRKAEVVNKEKAEGRKVAMIGDGINDAPALASADLGIAMGTGIDVAIESGDVVLMKGNLSGVLTALSLSRATVRNIKQNLFWAFAFNVLGIPVAAGLLHIFGGPTLSPMFAAAAMSLSSVTVVSNALRLKFFKPED; this comes from the coding sequence ATGCACAGCACATTTGAAATTAAAGGTATGACCTGCTCCGCTTGCTCAGCACGACTGGAAAGGGTCATCGGCAATCTGGACGGCGTAGAGAGTGCAACAGTCAATCTTGCTGCGGAATCGCTGGCAGCGGACTATGACCCGGAACAGGTCTCCGCAGCCGACATTATCTCTTCTGTAAAAATGGCAGGATTTGAAGCCGTAGAAAAAATTGAAGGCACGGAATTGACCTTACCTGTTTCCGGCATGGCTTGCTCCGCCTGCTCTTCGCGACTGGACCGGGTACTAAATGGAACTGAAGGAATCATAAACGCGCAGGTCAGCCTTGCTTCTGAAACCGCGACCTTGAATTTCAACCCGGCAGAAATATCACTGCGCACCATAAGGCAGATTATCGCTGATGCCGGATTTGAATCCGGTCAAATCCAGTCTGCTCATAATGCCAAAGAAAATTTTGAAAAGAGAAAAGCGGAAAACGAAGCTAAATTGGTAAAAATGAAGAGTCGACTCTTTGCCGCTCTTGCATTCACCGTCCCCCTTTTGATCATTACCATGGGGCACATGGTCGGCATGCCCCTGCCTGATGCCATCAACCCACACGCTTCACCGCTGGGCTTTGCCCTGATTCAGCTGGTTCTGACCGGACCGGTACTTTGGTTCGGACGTAATTTTTATTTACAGGGTTTCCCGAATTTACTGCGCGGTGCACCCAACATGGACTCGCTCATTGCCGTGGGAACCTCGGCGGCAGTGGTATACTCCCTGTGGAATACCATTGAAATCGCGCTGGGAATTGATGCTCCTGCACGGGCCATGGATTTATATTTTGAATCCGCAGCCACTATCATTACCCTGATTCTGCTCGGCAAATTCCAAGAAACCCGCGCCCGTTCGCGAACTTCCGAAGCCATTGAAAAACTCATGGACCTGACTCCGGCGCAGGCCATCCTGTTGCAGAACGGGGAACAGATTCCCACCCCGGTGGAAGAAATCGGCCCCGGCGACCTGATCCTCATCCGCCCCGGAGATCGCGTAGCCGCCGACGGCAAAGTTGCTGATGGCCATTCCGACATTGATGAATCGATGCTCACCGGAGAATCCATGCCCGTGTCCAAAAGCACAGGTGATGACGTAGCCGGAGGAACAGTAAACATCGGCGGCGGAGCACTGAATGTTCAGGTCACCAATGTTGGCGAAAATACCGTGCTTTCACGCATCATCCGCCTTGTCCAGGAAGCGCAGGGTTCCAAGGCCCCCATCTCCAGCCTTGCGGACACGGTCAGCTTTTATTTTGTACCCACAGTCATGGCCATCGGCATTGCAGCCGCGTTGGGCTGGTTCTTTTTCAGCGACGAACCTTTTACCTTTGCCCTGCGCATATTCATCAGCGTAATGGTCATTGCCTGCCCCTGCGCCATGGGACTGGCAACACCCACCGCAATCATGGTCGGCACCGGGCGCGGAGCGCAGCTGGGTGTGCTGGTCAAATCCGGGGAAGCCCTTGAGACCGCAGGAAAGATCGAAACCATGATCTTCGACAAAACCGGAACCCTGACCTACGGAAAACCGGAAGTAGCTGAGACTTTCACCGTGGATGGAGAAAATCCGCAAGAACTGATCTTGCTGGCCGGATCAGCGGAAAGGCAGTCCGAACATCCGCTGGCAAGGGCTGTGGTCCGTGCAGCTGAAGAAATTGGCTCCCCCTTGCCGGAAACAACATCTTTTCAGGCGGTATCCGGCCTTGGTATCAATACCGAAACCGGAGGCCAGCCCATGCTGTTGGGTAACAGGAAGTTTCTTGAACAAAACTTCATCGGCGGACTGGACGACAGTGTTGCCAATGAAGCAGCCCTGCGCTTTGCAGCATCAGGACAAAGCCCGCTCTACATCGCCAAGAACGGCAAGCTGGCCGGTATTCTGGCTATTGCCGACCGCATCAAGAAGGAAACCCCTCAGACAATCAGCAAGCTCCATAAGCTCGGAGTTCAGACAGTCATGCTTACCGGGGATAATGAAAAAGTGGCCCACGCCATCGCAGATGAAGCCGGAATAGACAGGGTCGTCGCGCAGGTCATGCCTGACCGCAAAGCGGAAGTGGTTAACAAAGAAAAAGCTGAAGGCCGCAAGGTTGCCATGATAGGAGACGGGATCAACGATGCCCCGGCCCTTGCGTCAGCAGACCTTGGCATTGCTATGGGCACCGGAATTGATGTCGCAATTGAATCAGGAGACGTAGTACTGATGAAAGGCAATTTGAGCGGAGTACTCACTGCGCTCTCACTAAGCCGGGCAACAGTGCGCAATATCAAGCAGAATCTTTTCTGGGCATTTGCCTTCAACGTGCTGGGGATTCCAGTAGCCGCAGGGCTGCTGCATATTTTTGGAGGACCGACTCTTTCGCCCATGTTTGCGGCGGCAGCTATGTCCCTCAGCTCAGTAACTGTAGTCAGCAACGCCCTGAGATTGAAATTCTTTAAGCCGGAAGATTAA
- a CDS encoding pathogenicity locus, translated as MKSADPEILKSFRTIPGVGKSIAMDLWNLGYRSLDEIKDENPDDMYARLEELAGCHVDRCMLYVFRCAVYYVGNENRDPELEKWWNWKD; from the coding sequence ATGAAAAGTGCTGATCCCGAAATCCTGAAATCCTTCCGTACAATTCCGGGAGTAGGTAAATCCATTGCCATGGACCTCTGGAATCTGGGTTATCGTTCCCTTGACGAAATCAAGGACGAAAATCCGGATGACATGTACGCACGCCTTGAAGAGCTTGCAGGCTGCCATGTGGACCGCTGCATGCTGTATGTGTTCAGATGTGCGGTCTACTATGTGGGTAACGAAAATCGAGACCCTGAATTAGAAAAATGGTGGAATTGGAAAGATTGA
- the pyrR gene encoding bifunctional pyr operon transcriptional regulator/uracil phosphoribosyltransferase PyrR, whose amino-acid sequence MKEQKVILSEKAMARTLDRLASEITERRGDSENIAIIGIQRRGADLAERLKLILDEKLGRKIPLGKLDINLYRDDWTNLTRQPSINCTEIPFDIESSSIILVDDVLFSGRTVRAALEAVLDFGRPRRVELLVLVDRGHRELPIRADYVGKEVVTFEDQHVNVLVKERDDEDKVVLIRS is encoded by the coding sequence ATGAAGGAACAAAAAGTAATACTTTCGGAAAAAGCCATGGCCCGTACTCTGGATCGTCTCGCATCAGAGATTACTGAGCGACGCGGGGATAGCGAAAATATAGCTATTATCGGTATTCAAAGGCGCGGTGCCGACCTTGCGGAGCGTTTGAAACTTATTCTGGATGAGAAGCTGGGTCGTAAAATACCTCTTGGTAAGCTGGATATCAACCTTTACCGTGACGACTGGACCAATCTGACTCGCCAGCCGAGCATCAACTGCACTGAGATTCCTTTTGATATTGAATCATCCTCCATTATTCTGGTGGATGATGTCCTTTTTTCCGGTCGCACAGTACGCGCCGCCCTTGAAGCTGTTCTTGATTTCGGGCGTCCGCGCCGAGTGGAGCTGTTGGTGCTGGTGGATCGCGGTCACCGTGAACTACCTATCCGGGCCGATTATGTGGGTAAGGAAGTGGTTACTTTTGAAGACCAGCATGTGAATGTTCTGGTCAAGGAAAGGGATGACGAAGACAAGGTTGTTCTGATCCGTTCCTGA
- a CDS encoding hydroxymethylbilane synthase encodes MRKITIATRGSKLALWQANHISDLLREEYPGIDVQLLKIKTKGDKILDVPLAKVGGKGLFVKEIEEALLDGRADLAVHSMKDVPTELPEGLEVGVIPPREAETDTLLSVKYDSLKDLPAGAVVGTSSLRRQSQVLALRNDLKIESLRGNLDTRVGKLLNGEFDAIVVATAGLNRLNLSAPKSEILGPPTFLPAVAQGALGIEYRIEDTEIQDILAFLHDGMTARQVHAERGFLTGLDGGCQVPIAAWSQLDGDQVKLTGFVADIDGSSPIRMEKSGPADDAWNIGLALAEEVLAAGAKEILDRVYEKC; translated from the coding sequence ATGAGAAAAATTACCATCGCAACTCGTGGCAGCAAACTTGCCCTCTGGCAGGCCAACCATATTTCCGACCTTCTACGTGAAGAATATCCCGGAATTGATGTTCAACTGCTCAAGATCAAAACCAAGGGCGACAAGATTCTGGATGTTCCGCTGGCAAAAGTGGGCGGCAAGGGCCTTTTCGTAAAAGAAATCGAAGAAGCACTTCTCGATGGTCGCGCAGACCTCGCCGTACACAGCATGAAGGACGTTCCCACCGAACTTCCCGAAGGCCTTGAAGTTGGCGTTATTCCCCCACGCGAAGCAGAGACCGACACCCTGCTTTCCGTGAAATACGATTCCCTCAAAGACCTGCCCGCAGGAGCCGTTGTGGGCACCAGCAGCCTGCGCCGTCAGTCTCAGGTTCTGGCCCTGCGTAATGATCTCAAAATCGAATCCCTGCGCGGAAATCTCGATACCCGTGTAGGCAAACTCCTCAATGGTGAATTCGACGCCATTGTAGTTGCCACAGCCGGACTGAACAGGCTCAATCTTTCCGCTCCCAAAAGCGAAATCCTCGGCCCCCCGACCTTCCTGCCCGCAGTGGCACAGGGCGCGCTGGGCATTGAGTACCGCATTGAGGACACTGAAATTCAGGATATCCTCGCATTTCTGCATGACGGAATGACAGCTCGTCAGGTACATGCAGAACGCGGCTTCCTGACCGGCCTTGACGGCGGTTGTCAGGTCCCCATTGCAGCATGGTCCCAGCTTGATGGTGATCAGGTCAAACTGACCGGATTCGTTGCTGATATCGACGGCTCCAGCCCCATCCGTATGGAAAAGAGCGGCCCTGCTGACGATGCATGGAACATCGGCCTCGCTTTGGCCGAAGAAGTGCTGGCCGCAGGAGCTAAAGAGATTCTCGATCGCGTTTATGAAAAGTGCTGA
- a CDS encoding zinc ribbon domain-containing protein, with product MPIFEYKCADCGKEFEELVFNRDECPPCPHCKSEKTDKLMSACKFKTGGGAPDMGDMGSAPAPAASSSSACAGCSGGDCSSCGS from the coding sequence ATGCCTATTTTCGAATACAAATGCGCTGACTGCGGCAAGGAATTCGAGGAGCTGGTTTTCAACCGCGACGAATGTCCTCCCTGCCCGCACTGCAAGTCTGAAAAAACTGATAAACTCATGTCCGCCTGCAAGTTTAAGACAGGTGGCGGAGCACCTGATATGGGTGATATGGGTTCTGCTCCCGCTCCTGCGGCTTCTTCCAGCAGTGCTTGTGCCGGATGCTCCGGCGGCGACTGCTCTTCCTGCGGCAGCTAA
- the selD gene encoding selenide, water dikinase SelD, translating into MPKELVKTVKAAGUAAKIAPGDLEQVLCGLAVEDERLLTGLGGNEDSAIVSFPAGKALVQTVDFFTPVVNDPFWFGQIAAANSLSDVYAMGGEPWTAMNIVCYPMKEMGPEILREILKGGMDKIREAGAVLAGGHSVEDDEIKYGLSVTGMVDPDGFASNKGLREGDQLLLTKPLGTGVLATALKADWDGAERFEKDVYKWASKLNISGGKVIRELGLKGATDVTGFGLGGHVLEMADASGVAVEMWLDKVPFMDDVVDLASMGMIPAGSFANRNYCSSQVQTTADADSIKTDLVFDAQTSGGLILAVPEDQLQQAKDMLLEAGDLAAHVGQVKAHESGIARLRIK; encoded by the coding sequence ATGCCAAAAGAATTGGTAAAGACTGTTAAAGCAGCAGGTTGAGCAGCCAAGATCGCTCCGGGGGACCTGGAGCAGGTTTTGTGCGGCTTAGCCGTTGAGGATGAGCGTCTGCTGACCGGACTGGGGGGGAATGAAGATTCCGCCATAGTCTCTTTTCCTGCGGGCAAAGCACTGGTCCAGACCGTGGATTTTTTTACCCCGGTGGTTAATGATCCGTTTTGGTTCGGGCAGATTGCTGCGGCAAATTCCCTTTCCGATGTTTATGCCATGGGCGGCGAACCTTGGACCGCCATGAATATTGTCTGCTATCCCATGAAAGAAATGGGGCCGGAAATCCTGCGTGAAATCTTGAAGGGCGGCATGGATAAAATCCGTGAAGCCGGGGCAGTACTTGCCGGAGGGCATAGCGTCGAGGACGATGAAATTAAGTACGGTCTTTCGGTGACCGGAATGGTTGATCCTGACGGATTCGCTTCCAACAAAGGCTTGCGCGAGGGTGATCAACTACTGCTGACCAAGCCCCTTGGAACCGGGGTTTTGGCTACGGCTCTCAAAGCTGACTGGGACGGCGCTGAGCGGTTTGAAAAAGATGTCTATAAATGGGCATCCAAGCTGAATATTTCAGGCGGAAAAGTCATTCGTGAGTTGGGCCTCAAAGGGGCCACTGATGTGACCGGGTTCGGCCTTGGCGGGCATGTGCTGGAAATGGCTGATGCTTCCGGCGTGGCTGTGGAGATGTGGCTGGATAAGGTGCCGTTCATGGATGATGTTGTGGATCTGGCCTCCATGGGTATGATTCCGGCAGGAAGCTTTGCTAACCGTAACTATTGCAGTTCACAGGTTCAGACCACAGCAGATGCCGACAGCATCAAGACCGACCTTGTTTTCGATGCTCAGACATCCGGCGGGCTTATTTTGGCCGTGCCTGAAGACCAGTTGCAGCAGGCCAAAGATATGCTGCTGGAAGCTGGTGACCTTGCCGCCCATGTGGGGCAGGTAAAAGCCCATGAAAGTGGGATTGCCAGATTGCGGATTAAATAA